The proteins below come from a single Clupea harengus chromosome 21, Ch_v2.0.2, whole genome shotgun sequence genomic window:
- the LOC105894534 gene encoding leucine-rich repeat-containing protein 3-like, giving the protein MGMLLRGAMILALLTAMVRTCPKPCHCSERGGLTNVQCSSRDLDAIPDDLPEDTVTLQLSSNHITRVPSQAFSRLWRLQELDLSGNTIEAVEAGAFQGVTESLRVLDLSDNRLRGVPKEAFGRLHAKISLSGNPWHCECVLQEVLRELRLDENTVNEVSCHTAVREEFAGRPIIQVLDSGVNFCSFQRKTTDVAMFITMFGWFAMVIAYVVYYVRQNREDARRHLEYLKALPNSSHSSSKDSDTASTVL; this is encoded by the coding sequence ATGGGCATGCTGCTTCGAGGGGCCATGATTCTGGCTCTCCTGACCGCCATGGTGCGCACGTGTCCCAAGCCATGCCACTGCTCAGAGCGGGGCGGCCTGACCAACGTCCAGTGCTCGTCCCGCGACCTGGACGCCATCCCGGACGACCTGCCAGAGGACACGGTGACCCTGCAGCTGTCGTCCAACCACATCACGCGTGTGCCCAGCCAGGCCTTCAGCCGGCTGTGGCGCCTGCAGGAGCTGGACCTGTCGGGCAACACCATCGAGGCAGTGGAGGCCGGCGCCTTCCAGGGCGTGACGGAGAGTCTGCGGGTGCTCGACCTGTCCGACAACCGTCTGCGCGGCGTGCCCAAGGAGGCTTTCGGGCGGCTGCACGCCAAGATCAGTCTGTCGGGCAACCCGtggcactgtgagtgtgtgctgcaggaggtgctcCGCGAGCTGCGGCTGGACGAGAACACGGTGAACGAGGTGAGCTGCCACACGGCCGTGCGCGAGGAGTTCGCCGGCAGGCCCATCATCCAGGTGCTCGACTCCGGCGTCAACTTCTGCAGCTTCCAGCGCAAGACCACCGACGTGGCCATGTTCATCACCATGTTCGGCTGGTTTGCCATGGTCATCGCCTATGTGGTTTACTACGTCCGGCAGAACCGCGAGGACGCACGGCGACACCTGGAGTACCTCAAGGCCCTGCCCAACAGCTCGCACAGTAGCTCCAAGGACTCAGATACTGCCAGCACCGTGCtgtag
- the zswim2 gene encoding E3 ubiquitin-protein ligase ZSWIM2 has product MFRKTVWRKTVSDAINWHQDQALNTTIFILKDFGPTGFLLKENEGVKNFKVCLGDPHTCSCPAFQKEKELCKHICWILMRKFRLPRDHDYCFQLGLVERQILELLQGLHRVTTPRPKVQLPPEPQDLAKEDGSLWQKDIGEDDVCPICQEELLSKRLPVAHCRFGCGNNIHISCMKVWADHQNRSDSDTTVKCPLCREDFGPMKLLLEQVRNANKLQTSSEREPLNKHLGVLCNNCRILPIIGKCYRCSSCRFYHLCEDCMKRGFHLKHVNHVFGIRLAVLTALPLVRVRQGSRLLEAGMQCRICLRGFQLGQQVRRLPCHHKFHKDCVDVWVRQSNCCPLDWHVIYNPLTWGVSVSTLTLPVSAAMRGKLPDDQCKDLFIPGVGLKERTTDLMPVTLVDSSVCPSAPWPHPTVRPSPSFQDLTIFSVRIDQPRPHAPRTGLSVKRSGFRAAHPIVLQQRDPRLAAAAAVLEPQSGDTHAGLYVGVSPLGSVLHSPGNAVPRRIRPLRKVRSVGPSGSGSGQVRELTLRMTGVYISSPNPQKN; this is encoded by the exons ATGTTTCGCAAAACGGTGTGGAGAAAGACCGTCAGCGATGCAATAAATTGGCATCAGGACCAAGCTCTCAACACAACCATTTTTATCCTGAAAGACTTTGGACCGACAGGATTTTTGCtgaaagagaatgagggagtAAAAAACTTCAAA GTATGTCTGGGAGATCCACATACATGTTCCTGTCCTGCTTTCCAGAAAGAGAAGGAACTCTGCAAACACATTTGTTG GATTTTGATGCGAAAATTTAGATTACCCAGAGATCACGACT ATTGTTTTCAGTTGGGTCTTGTGGAGAGACAGATCTTGGAGTTACTGCAGGGCCTTCACAGAGTGACGACTCCCCGTCCTAAAGTGCAGCTTCCCCCAGAGCCCCAGGACTTGGCCAAGGAGGACGGCAGCCTTTGGCAGAAGGACATTGGAGAAGACGACGTGTGTCCCATCTGCCAAGAGGAGCTTCTTAGTAAACGTCTACCAGTGGCTCACTGCAG GTTTGGATGTGGCAACAATATTCACATCTCCTGCATGAAGGTATGGGCAGACCACCAGAACAGGTCGGACTCGGACACCACGGTGAAGTGTCCTCTCTGTAGAGAAGACTTTGGGCCCATGAAACTGCTTTTGGAACAG GTGAGGAATGCGAATAAGCTTCAGACTTCATCAGAGAGGGAGCCTCTGAACAAACACCTTGGAGTCCTTTGCAACAACTGCAGAATCTTACCCATTATTGGCAAGTGCTATAG GTGTAGCAGCTGTAGGTTCTATCACCTCTGTGAGGACTGCATGAAGAGGGGTTTCCATCTGAAGCATGTGAACCATGTGTTTGGCATCCGCCTG GCTGTTCTGACAGCCCTGCCCCTGGTGAGGGTTCGGCAGGGCAGCAGGCTGCTGGAAGCGGGTATGCAGTGTCGTATCTGCCTCAGGGGCTTCCAGCTGGGCCAGCAGGTCAGACGTCTGCCCTGCCACCATAAG TTCCATAAGGACTGCGTCGATGTGTGGGTCCGACAGTCCAACTGCTGTCCCCTGGACTGGCATGTGATTTACAACCCTCTGACGTggggtgtctctgtgtccaCCCTAACCCTGCCTGTGTCCGCCGCCATGCGTGGCAAACTCCCTGATGACCAGTGTAAGGACCTCTTCATCCCCGGTGTCGGGCTCAAAGAGAGGACTACTGACCTGATGCCCGTCACGCTTGTCGACTcgtccgtctgtccgtccgCGCCGTGGCCTCACCCTACGGTACGGCCCTCGCCTAGCTTCCAGGATCTGACCATCTTCAGCGTGCGTATCGACCAGCCACGGCCCCATGCACCACGCACAGGCCTGTCGGTGAAGAGAAGTGGCTTTAGAGCAGCTCATCCCATCGTGCTCCAGCAACGTGACCCAAGgctggcggcagcagcagcagttctcGAGCCCCAGTCAGGTGACACCCACGCTGGACTGTACGTCGGCGTGAGCCCCCTCGGTAGTGTGCTCCATTCACCAGGGAACGCGGTGCCCCGCAGGATCAGACCTTTGAGGAAGGTGAGGTCCGTGGGACCCAGTGGCTCGGGCAGTGGGCAGGTGAGAGAGCTGACACTGAGGATGACGGGTGTGTACATCAGCAGCCCCAATCCACAGAAGAACTAG
- the LOC105894535 gene encoding protein FAM171B, with protein MPELSAFVLLSVLLISFEDGYVNRAEGGLVPPGPTPPLEDNASPAVTDGSVSRQTLKPQEYQVHTSPLIPSAPPLALRVWVKDASSQRFIGGASVEVFVNGTRSVSALTQGNGEVLLKVPYALDQTLSIVASMEGYVHKQLPWKTTKRPVFSSVTLALLPQTQGNIWLFEDSVLITQKTSEYTSPPSVLFPKSLLELPDNTNISMLTAYLTVPPVDKDCHLCTTGLLSNRSGFRSVRLSPVAGISTQLLANGRELPVRGPIQITVPLPHSTHWRASNSIPAWAFDRKTGTWLNKGLGTVKRDGDALVWTYGASQLGDWLAAPIPSHNGYTGHSLDYISYHTFLLTGSLGGTLLIAIGLLSVLLCHCRRSSRAVVRRQNSSRVVLHRDQTTSTSCDGDEVSLYPHDDRTFSLATMAQRNASTTPRHQANYNIYVEDVGHPFKLYENVASMGQESGMPTMPSVYVNSEEVARLLSDQNRMAPGAGENLFRDKLFHIYNQPMAVVPAPDLFASHPPPPQAEPSGCRSATFPRNGAEHGTQSERNLKDSFTQTLPKNAPQDSDEQPVLEGAQGSSVNAGVWGRYNHLLESVSVPGTLNEAVGMGPFRAELQGISEQTLVELSKAKPSPHPPRAWFVSLDGKPAAHVRHSVIEIQGRRRPGSSNDTSLDSGVDMNEHQQPLLKVEREGPSLPAMPRAGRPLGHEEPDLSSSEIGSPEDGAMRHTLESSSAALASLSEERDMGDTSSESRGTPPPRRPRKIRDKGRPDKKSGRHVREGRPQMKR; from the exons ATGCCAGAGCTTTCAGCTTTCGTCCTCCTCTCGGTCTTGTTGATATCCTTCGAGGATGGGTACGTGAACAGGGCGGAGGGTGGTTTGGTCCCCCCTGGCCCTACCCCACCGTTGGAGGACAATGCCAGTCCCGCTGTTACAGATGGATCCGTCAGTAGACAGACGCTCAAGCCTCAAGAATATCAAGTTCACACGTCGCCCCTTATCCCATCAG CCCCTCCTCTGGCCCTGAGAGTCTGGGTGAAGGATGCGTCCAGCCAGCGTTTCATCGGAGGGGCGTCGGTGGAGGTGTTTGTGAACGGCACCCGGTCCGTGTCAGCCTTAACACAGGGCAATGGCGAGGTGCTGCTCAAGGTGCCCTACGCGTTGGACCAGACCCTCAGCATTGTGGCCAGCATGGAGGGCTATGTACACAAGCAGCTGCCCTGGAAGACCACCAAGAGGCCCG TATTCTCCTCCGTGACTCTTGCTCTGCTGCCACAAACCCAAGGCAACATCTGGCTTTTTGAAGACTCTGTGCTGATTACCCAAAAAACATCTG AATACACGTCCCCACCCAGTGTGCTGTTTCCCAAAAGCCTGCTGGAGCTTCCTGACAACACCAACATCTCCATGCTTACCGCCTACTTGACGGTGCCACCCGTGGACAAGGACTGCCACCTGTGCACAACCGGTCTCCTTAGCAACCGCTCAG GCTTTAGGAGTGTGAGGCTCAGTCCGGTGGCCGGGATCAGCACTCAGCTTCTGGCCAATGGGAGAGAGCTTCCGGTCAGAGGGCCAATCCAGATCACCGTGCCTCTGCCCCACAGCACCCACTGGCGGGCGTCCAACTCCATACCCGCCTGGGCTTTTGACAGGAAGACAG GCACTTGGCTGAATAAAGGTCTGGGGACGGTGAAAAGAGACGGGGATGCTCTCGTCTGGACATACGGGGCGTCTCAACTCGGAGACTGGCTCGCTGCACCCATACCCTCCCACAATG GTTACACAGGCCACTCTCTGGACTACATCTCATATCACACGTTCCTCCTCACGGGCTCCCTGGGAGGAACCCTGCTCATTGCCATTGGCCTTTTGTCTGTGCTCTTGTGTCACTGTAG ACGCTCTTCACGAGCGGTGGTGAGGAGGCAGAACTCCTCCAGAGTGGTCCTGCATAGGGACCAGACAACATCCACCAGCTGCGATGGAGATGAGGTGTCACTGTATCCCCACGACGACCGGACCTTCTCGCTGGCCACCATGGCACAGCGTAACGCCTCCACCACGCCCAGGCACCAGGCCAACTACAACATCTACGTGGAGGATGTCGGCCACCCGTTCAAACTGTACGAGAACGTCGCCAGCATGGGACAAGAGAGTGGCATGCCAACGATGCCATCGGTCTACGTCAACAGCGAGGAGGTGGCGAGGCTGCTGTCTGACCAGAACCGGATGGCCCCGGGCGCCGGTGAGAACTTGTTCAGAGACAAGCTTTTCCACATTTACAACCAGCCAATGGCCGTTGTCCCAGCACCAGATCTCTTTGCCAgccatccaccaccaccacaggcaGAGCCCTCAGGCTGCAGGTCAGCCACATTCCCGAGAAATGGGGCAGAACATGGAACACAGTCGGAGCGCAACTTAAAGGATAGTTTCACTCAGACGCTTCCCAAGAACGCCCCACAGGACAGTGACGAGCAGCCGGTTCTGGAGGGCGCTCAGGGTTCGTCTGTCAACGCCGGAGTCTGGGGCCGCTACAACCACCTCCTGGAGTCAGTCTCCGTGCCAGGAACTCTGAACGAGGCAGTAGGGATGGGGCCCTTCCGGGCCGAGCTCCAGGGTATCTCAGAACAGACCCTGGTAGAGCTTTCCAAAGCTAAGCCATCACCCCACCCGCCTAGAGCCTGGTTCGTCTCTCTGGATGGCAAGCCTGCCGCCCATGTGCGTCATTCAGTCATCGAGATCCAAGGTCGTCGTCGCCCTGGCAGTAGCAACGACACCAGCTTGGACTCGGGGGTGGACATGAACGAGCACCAGCAACCTCTTCTGAAAGTGGAGCGTGAGGGTCCATCTCTCCCAGCCATGCCCAGAGCAGGCAGGCCTCTTGGCCACGAGGAGCCTGACCTAAGCAGCAGTGAAATCGGAAGCCCCGAGGACGGAGCCATGAGGCACACCTTGGAAAGTAGCAGTGCAGCCTTGGCCAGCCTGTCGGAGGAGAGGGACATGGGGGATACATCAAGTGAGTCCAGAGGCACCCCGCCACCTCGACGGCCTAGGAAGATCCGAGACAAAGGCAGGCCAGACAAAAAGAGTGGTCGACATGTCCGTGAGGGAAGGCCTCAAATGAAACGCTAA